One genomic region from Campylobacter concisus encodes:
- the flhA gene encoding flagellar biosynthesis protein FlhA yields MAKQKNNILTLVAPFLVPIVKFKSLSIVGIIVAILAIIIVPLPSAVLDFFLALSISISVLIILISIYVPKPTDLSTFPTLILIVTLFRLSLNIATTRMILSEGHNGPEAVSEIISSFGNFVVGGNFVIGTIVFCILVLINFMVVTKGSTRVSEVQARFTLDAMPGKQMAIDADLNAGLIDEKTARERRQAIIGEANFYGAMDGSSKFIKGDAVAGIIITIINIIGGFAIGSFQHGLDMATSAQYYTILTIGDGLVSQIPGLITSTATAIIITRASKDDEDFAEGTLNQLLGDYKTLLIVGFILFMFALVPGLPTLSLGFIALLFLGLGYIIKQTKDGGLNLGLASKDKTVSKKAGGATQSGAGAAASGATTKVPKKSDEEIAREEETKINDILKLEILELDLGYGLLKLADVDLIERIRAMRRNIASSLGFLMPKIRIRDNLQLPPNEYRFKLKGIVIGQGEIYADKFLAMDSGLVSEDIEGIPTKEPAFGLDALWIDASVKEDAILSGYTIVDPASVISTHMSELIKQNAAELLTRQETQNLLDKLKIDYPVVVEDTLRIAPINLIQKVLKALLKDNIPIKDLLSILESISDIAEVSKNLDMIIEHVRAALSRVITSLYVDEKGQLNFYILDSAAQQKLMDAVQYKDGAYHLMINVAQTSSIVQALRHEKEKRPMSQHGEMVLCVEPSLRKFIANICANFAIDIVVLSFAEISANTPFETVGVIEIENL; encoded by the coding sequence TTGGCAAAGCAAAAAAATAACATCTTAACTCTTGTTGCGCCGTTTCTTGTGCCAATTGTTAAGTTTAAAAGTCTTAGTATCGTTGGTATCATTGTTGCCATTCTTGCTATCATTATCGTACCGCTTCCAAGCGCGGTGCTTGACTTTTTTCTGGCACTTTCTATTTCTATTTCTGTGCTTATAATCTTAATTTCGATTTATGTGCCAAAACCAACCGATCTTAGCACATTTCCGACACTGATCCTTATCGTTACGCTTTTTCGCCTCTCGCTAAACATCGCAACCACGCGTATGATCTTAAGCGAAGGTCACAATGGCCCAGAAGCGGTCAGCGAGATCATCTCAAGTTTTGGAAATTTCGTAGTTGGCGGCAACTTTGTCATCGGCACCATCGTCTTTTGTATCTTGGTTCTCATAAATTTCATGGTCGTAACAAAGGGCTCAACCCGTGTGAGCGAGGTGCAAGCGCGTTTTACACTTGATGCGATGCCTGGTAAGCAAATGGCGATAGATGCGGATCTAAACGCAGGTTTGATTGATGAAAAAACGGCGCGCGAAAGACGTCAAGCCATCATCGGCGAGGCAAATTTCTATGGCGCGATGGATGGTTCGTCTAAATTTATAAAAGGTGACGCCGTCGCTGGCATAATCATCACTATCATTAATATCATCGGTGGCTTTGCTATCGGCTCGTTTCAGCACGGCCTTGATATGGCGACATCGGCTCAGTACTATACGATCCTAACCATAGGTGATGGCCTTGTGAGCCAGATCCCAGGACTTATCACTTCAACAGCAACTGCCATCATCATTACAAGGGCTAGCAAGGACGACGAGGACTTTGCAGAAGGCACGTTAAATCAGCTATTAGGGGATTATAAAACCTTGCTAATAGTGGGCTTCATACTATTTATGTTTGCTCTTGTCCCAGGGCTTCCGACTCTTTCTCTTGGCTTTATCGCACTGCTATTTTTGGGGCTTGGCTACATCATCAAGCAGACCAAAGATGGCGGGCTAAATTTAGGCCTTGCTTCAAAAGACAAAACAGTTTCTAAAAAAGCTGGAGGTGCTACGCAAAGTGGGGCAGGAGCAGCTGCTAGTGGTGCCACTACTAAGGTACCAAAGAAGAGCGACGAAGAGATCGCAAGAGAAGAAGAGACAAAGATAAACGACATCTTAAAGCTTGAAATTTTAGAGCTTGACCTAGGATATGGCTTGTTAAAGCTAGCTGATGTGGATCTCATTGAGAGGATTCGCGCTATGAGGCGAAACATCGCTTCAAGCCTTGGCTTTTTGATGCCAAAGATAAGGATCCGCGACAACCTTCAACTACCGCCAAACGAGTACCGCTTTAAGCTAAAAGGTATCGTGATCGGTCAGGGTGAAATTTATGCGGATAAATTTCTAGCGATGGATAGTGGCCTAGTTAGCGAAGATATCGAGGGGATTCCGACAAAAGAGCCAGCTTTTGGGCTAGATGCACTCTGGATCGATGCTAGCGTCAAAGAGGATGCCATTCTTAGTGGCTACACGATAGTTGATCCTGCAAGCGTCATCTCAACGCACATGAGTGAGCTTATCAAGCAAAACGCAGCCGAGCTTCTAACTCGCCAAGAGACGCAAAATTTATTAGACAAGCTAAAGATCGACTATCCAGTTGTGGTCGAGGATACGCTAAGGATCGCACCTATAAATTTGATCCAAAAGGTTTTAAAAGCACTGCTTAAAGACAATATCCCGATCAAAGACCTGCTTAGCATACTTGAATCAATTAGCGATATCGCTGAGGTTAGCAAAAACCTAGACATGATCATCGAGCACGTGCGCGCAGCGCTTTCACGCGTCATCACTTCGCTTTATGTCGATGAGAAAGGTCAGCTAAATTTTTACATTTTAGATAGTGCTGCGCAGCAAAAGCTTATGGACGCGGTGCAGTATAAAGATGGCGCGTATCATCTTATGATAAATGTGGCTCAAACTTCATCGATCGTTCAGGCTCTAAGACATGAAAAAGAGAAACGTCCGATGAGTCAGCACGGCGAAATGGTGCTTTGCGTGGAGCCAAGCCTAAGAAAATTTATAGCAAATATCTGCGCAAATTTTGCCATCGATATAGTGGTGCTAAGCTTTGCTGAGATCTCGGCAAATACGCCATTTGAAACGGTTGGCGTCATAGAAATAGAAAATTTATAA
- a CDS encoding DHH family phosphoesterase, protein MKIYHLSHTDLDGYGAQYITNFYFKDVKFLNSNYGREIDDKFAQILTEIDASNDDKNIILITDLNLSLAQCESFEDMIRGKNIKLFLLDHHQSGAECASAYSWYFLDSSRCATKITYDFFAGIFGKNKELEIFSDVVNAVDIWLKDDKNFEMGKVCLGLVANAKEINKVMFEAENNLYMDHLLKEASKFFNEKNDYIGLDMQVHAIKKSFFKEDKDDTLSNLISNYVVKKLSENKEKFSINYKDHKGILTYNIGNVSVIGNDFLVVNPEFDFFIDVTNKKTLSFRANGKLDVSAMAKHLVGGGGHVNASGGLFANFKDGFSFDPIKAQIIDLITKKTQEEI, encoded by the coding sequence ATGAAAATTTATCACCTCTCGCACACCGATCTTGACGGATACGGCGCGCAATACATAACAAATTTTTACTTCAAAGATGTGAAATTTCTAAACTCAAACTACGGCAGAGAGATAGATGATAAATTTGCTCAAATTTTAACTGAGATAGATGCCTCAAATGACGATAAAAACATCATCTTGATCACTGATCTAAATTTAAGCCTAGCTCAGTGCGAGAGCTTTGAAGATATGATAAGGGGTAAAAATATAAAGCTATTTTTGCTAGATCATCACCAAAGCGGTGCCGAGTGCGCGAGCGCTTACTCATGGTATTTTTTGGATAGTTCAAGGTGCGCCACAAAGATCACTTACGACTTTTTTGCGGGCATTTTTGGCAAAAACAAAGAGCTTGAAATTTTTAGTGACGTCGTAAATGCCGTGGATATCTGGCTAAAAGATGATAAAAATTTCGAAATGGGCAAAGTTTGCTTGGGACTTGTTGCAAATGCTAAAGAGATAAATAAAGTGATGTTTGAAGCTGAAAATAACCTCTATATGGATCATCTCTTAAAAGAAGCTAGCAAATTTTTTAACGAGAAAAACGACTATATCGGCCTTGATATGCAGGTGCATGCTATTAAGAAGTCATTTTTCAAAGAGGATAAAGACGATACGCTAAGTAATCTAATCTCAAACTACGTCGTAAAAAAACTTAGTGAAAATAAAGAGAAATTTAGCATAAACTATAAAGATCATAAAGGAATTTTAACTTACAATATCGGCAATGTTTCGGTTATCGGTAACGACTTTTTAGTGGTAAATCCTGAATTTGACTTCTTTATCGATGTGACAAATAAAAAAACGCTAAGTTTTCGTGCAAATGGCAAGCTTGACGTTAGTGCCATGGCAAAACACCTAGTTGGTGGCGGCGGACACGTGAACGCAAGCGGCGGATTATTTGCAAATTTCAAAGATGGCTTTAGCTTTGATCCGATCAAAGCACAGATAATTGATCTAATAACTAAAAAAACACAGGAGGAAATATGA
- a CDS encoding tetratricopeptide repeat protein, whose product MKKILVLVVAVFALNAMANENLDKANELYAKKNFNEAYPYFNKACGEGEKKACTMNAIMLFNGDGVAKDRAQAEKIFTKMCDENEGMACEKLGEMIAYGLVKDKDANEAKSEEKAKALFKKACDNGYQPACDFVAK is encoded by the coding sequence ATGAAGAAAATTTTAGTTTTAGTGGTAGCAGTTTTTGCGTTAAATGCTATGGCAAATGAAAATTTAGACAAGGCAAACGAGCTTTATGCAAAGAAAAATTTTAATGAAGCTTATCCTTATTTTAATAAGGCTTGTGGAGAGGGCGAGAAAAAAGCTTGCACGATGAATGCGATCATGCTATTTAACGGAGACGGCGTAGCAAAAGATAGAGCTCAGGCTGAGAAAATTTTTACAAAAATGTGTGACGAAAATGAGGGCATGGCTTGCGAAAAACTAGGCGAAATGATCGCTTATGGCCTTGTAAAAGATAAAGACGCAAACGAAGCAAAAAGCGAAGAGAAGGCAAAGGCTTTATTTAAAAAAGCTTGTGATAACGGCTACCAACCAGCTTGTGACTTCGTAGCAAAATAA
- a CDS encoding aspartate carbamoyltransferase catalytic subunit, with amino-acid sequence MGYKHKDLIGTRELSKEEILYFLEAAKEFKELNLSQVKKNDYLRGKTTINAFYENSTRTRTSFEIAAKRLGADTINFSSSSSSVTKGESLNDTMNNMAAMRTDIIVLRHPSSGAAKFAADRTEASVVNAGDGTNEHPSQALLDLFTLREHGKILDKNLNVAIIGDIARSRVARSDIWAMKKFGINLKLFAPRMMMPKDAEVFESQICKNMEEACEGSDVIIMLRIQLERGGADVAFPSSREYSKFFGLNKNRIKLAKPDAIVLHPGPINRGVELNSDVANGTHSVILNQVENGVAIRMAILNTLAKNRG; translated from the coding sequence ATGGGCTACAAACATAAAGATTTGATAGGAACTAGAGAGCTTAGCAAGGAAGAAATTTTATATTTTTTAGAGGCGGCGAAAGAGTTTAAGGAGCTAAATTTAAGCCAAGTGAAAAAAAATGACTATCTTCGCGGAAAGACCACGATCAACGCATTTTATGAAAACTCGACAAGAACTAGGACATCCTTTGAAATCGCAGCAAAGAGGCTTGGGGCTGATACGATAAATTTCAGCTCATCAAGCTCTAGCGTGACAAAGGGCGAGAGCCTAAATGACACGATGAATAACATGGCTGCTATGAGAACTGATATCATCGTGCTTCGTCATCCAAGCTCTGGTGCGGCAAAATTTGCAGCTGACAGGACAGAGGCTAGCGTCGTAAATGCAGGGGATGGCACAAATGAGCACCCAAGCCAAGCTCTGCTTGATCTTTTCACACTAAGAGAGCATGGTAAAATTTTAGATAAAAACCTAAACGTGGCGATCATAGGTGACATCGCTAGAAGCCGTGTGGCAAGGTCAGACATCTGGGCGATGAAGAAATTTGGCATAAATTTAAAGCTCTTTGCGCCAAGGATGATGATGCCAAAAGATGCTGAGGTCTTTGAGTCTCAAATTTGCAAAAATATGGAAGAAGCCTGCGAGGGCAGTGATGTCATCATCATGCTTCGCATCCAGCTAGAGCGCGGCGGTGCAGACGTGGCATTTCCGAGCTCGAGGGAGTACTCAAAATTCTTTGGACTAAATAAAAATAGGATAAAGCTAGCCAAACCTGATGCAATCGTACTGCATCCAGGACCGATAAATAGGGGCGTGGAACTAAACTCAGACGTGGCTAATGGTACACACTCAGTCATACTAAATCAAGTTGAAAACGGCGTTGCTATAAGAATGGCGATACTAAATACGCTTGCAAAAAATAGGGGCTAA
- a CDS encoding dihydroorotase: MKIAIINGTIVNSDEKFKANILIENGKIAKIGSEKFEADKVIDATNKLVMPGLIDMHVHFRDPGQEYKDDIISGSQAAVAGGVTTCLCMANTNPVNDNASITRAMIEKAKNCGLIDLLPIAAISKGLGGNEIIEMGDLIEAGAVAFSDDGLPVTSSSVMRAALEYSSMFGSFCISHSEDCSLCRQGVMHEGKVSAILGLRGMAREKEEIAVSRDMLLAKLTKAHIHIAHVSSEYSLKIIEMGKKEGINITCEATPHHFSFSDDEILKNAYDTNFKMSPPLREISDVKAVREALKSGLIDVIATDHAPHHTDEKIVEFDKAPFGIIGLQTLVPLTLKLVNEGVISLERMVELTSTNAAKMLNLKDKGRLAEGMLADIAVIDPEIEYVYDEKINRSKSINSPLFGKKLKGAATTTIKSGKIVYEFGK, from the coding sequence ATGAAAATAGCAATAATTAACGGCACTATCGTAAATAGCGACGAGAAATTTAAGGCAAATATCCTAATAGAAAACGGCAAAATAGCCAAAATCGGAAGTGAGAAATTTGAGGCTGATAAGGTCATCGATGCCACAAACAAGCTCGTCATGCCAGGACTTATCGACATGCATGTGCACTTTCGCGATCCTGGCCAAGAGTATAAAGATGACATCATCTCAGGCTCGCAGGCAGCGGTGGCTGGGGGAGTGACTACCTGCCTTTGCATGGCTAACACAAACCCAGTAAACGACAACGCCTCGATCACAAGAGCGATGATAGAAAAAGCTAAAAACTGCGGGCTAATCGATCTTTTGCCAATAGCAGCCATCAGCAAAGGACTTGGCGGCAATGAGATCATTGAAATGGGCGATCTTATAGAGGCTGGCGCAGTTGCATTTAGTGACGATGGCTTACCAGTGACTAGCTCAAGCGTTATGAGAGCGGCACTTGAGTATTCAAGCATGTTTGGTAGCTTTTGCATAAGCCACTCAGAGGACTGCTCGCTTTGCAGGCAGGGCGTCATGCACGAGGGTAAGGTCTCAGCCATACTTGGACTTCGTGGCATGGCAAGAGAGAAAGAGGAGATCGCAGTTAGCCGTGATATGCTGCTTGCAAAGCTCACTAAAGCGCACATCCACATCGCTCACGTAAGCTCGGAGTACTCGCTAAAGATCATCGAAATGGGTAAAAAAGAGGGCATAAATATCACTTGTGAGGCGACACCGCATCACTTTAGCTTTAGCGACGATGAAATTTTGAAAAATGCCTACGATACAAATTTTAAAATGTCACCACCACTTCGTGAGATAAGCGACGTAAAAGCAGTGAGAGAAGCACTAAAAAGCGGCCTTATAGACGTTATAGCGACTGATCATGCGCCGCACCACACAGATGAAAAGATAGTGGAATTTGACAAGGCGCCATTTGGCATCATCGGACTTCAAACCCTTGTGCCGCTTACTTTAAAGCTCGTAAATGAGGGCGTTATAAGCTTAGAGCGCATGGTGGAGCTAACTTCTACAAATGCAGCTAAGATGCTAAATTTAAAAGATAAAGGCAGACTTGCCGAGGGCATGCTAGCTGATATTGCAGTGATAGATCCTGAGATCGAGTATGTTTATGATGAGAAGATAAACCGCTCAAAATCGATAAATTCTCCGCTTTTTGGCAAAAAGCTAAAAGGTGCAGCGACTACCACGATAAAAAGTGGCAAGATCGTTTATGAGTTTGGAAAATAA
- a CDS encoding M28 family peptidase has protein sequence MSNSEILKKFETLTTIPHCSYETDKMRDFLASYAKDKGCEVTVDNFGNIHAFKGKPKICLQSHYDMVCMGDAPKIEIVYGDDGYMRAKNSSLGADNGIGVAIMMQMISEFDDIECLFTNNEEVGMIGATGFSGDLKADKLLNLDSEEDDRVTIGCAGGVNLFATISLNSKKTKESTLYEVKVSGLPGGHSGNEIHKNIPNAIKVLAAFVTKNSCKLVKFEGGERSNSIPSGATALVLSDKELKSECENLSVKKLGMGDEILENGEKILALINSFSQGVRAYNCELGIPQDSVNLSLAKIKDDDSLEVEFFARSMSKDGLNSMEFEISELAKALGFEVIAKDRNPAWKPINDKFANDILEELKIYKPNARITAVHAGLECGVLLEKKTGLSACSIGPNIYSPHSTRECCEVESALFIEKVVRSIVKKYNS, from the coding sequence ATGTCAAATAGTGAAATTTTAAAGAAATTTGAGACACTTACTACGATACCGCACTGCAGTTATGAGACCGATAAGATGCGTGATTTTCTAGCTAGCTATGCAAAAGATAAGGGCTGTGAGGTTACAGTCGATAACTTTGGCAACATTCATGCGTTTAAAGGCAAACCAAAAATTTGCTTGCAAAGCCACTACGATATGGTCTGCATGGGCGATGCTCCAAAGATCGAGATAGTTTACGGCGATGATGGCTACATGAGGGCTAAAAACTCATCTTTAGGTGCCGATAACGGCATCGGCGTGGCTATCATGATGCAGATGATAAGCGAATTTGACGACATAGAGTGCCTCTTTACAAACAACGAAGAAGTCGGCATGATCGGAGCCACTGGCTTTAGTGGCGATCTCAAAGCCGATAAGCTTTTAAATTTAGATAGTGAAGAGGACGATAGAGTCACTATCGGCTGCGCTGGTGGTGTAAATTTATTTGCCACTATCTCGCTTAATAGCAAAAAAACAAAAGAGAGCACGCTTTATGAAGTAAAAGTAAGTGGGCTTCCTGGCGGACACTCTGGCAATGAGATACATAAAAATATCCCAAATGCGATCAAGGTTTTGGCAGCATTTGTGACTAAAAATAGCTGCAAGCTTGTTAAATTTGAAGGTGGCGAGCGAAGCAACTCTATCCCAAGCGGCGCAACCGCACTGGTTCTAAGCGATAAAGAGCTAAAAAGTGAGTGTGAAAATTTAAGCGTGAAAAAGCTTGGCATGGGAGATGAAATTTTAGAAAATGGCGAGAAAATTTTAGCACTTATTAACTCATTTTCACAAGGCGTAAGAGCCTATAACTGTGAGCTGGGCATACCACAAGATAGCGTCAATCTATCGCTTGCAAAGATTAAAGACGACGACTCACTTGAAGTGGAGTTTTTCGCAAGGTCAATGAGTAAAGATGGGCTAAACAGTATGGAATTTGAAATTTCTGAGCTTGCAAAAGCGCTTGGCTTTGAGGTCATCGCAAAAGATAGAAACCCTGCTTGGAAGCCTATAAATGATAAATTTGCAAACGATATCCTAGAAGAGCTTAAAATTTATAAGCCAAATGCAAGGATAACAGCTGTGCACGCTGGACTTGAATGTGGAGTGCTTTTAGAGAAAAAGACAGGTCTTAGTGCATGTTCTATTGGGCCAAATATCTACTCACCTCACTCAACAAGAGAATGCTGCGAGGTTGAATCTGCACTTTTTATAGAAAAAGTCGTTCGCAGTATCGTTAAAAAATATAACTCATAA
- a CDS encoding heavy-metal-associated domain-containing protein — translation MRKILILTLLALSCYADKKIEISVPSMHCPLCTAIVRKAALSVEGVKKADVSLKERKAVVIADDKLDEKELLKAVDATGYKGEIK, via the coding sequence ATGCGTAAAATTTTAATTTTAACCCTTCTTGCACTTAGTTGCTATGCTGATAAAAAGATAGAAATTTCAGTGCCTAGCATGCACTGTCCGCTTTGCACGGCGATTGTTAGAAAGGCTGCTCTTAGCGTTGAGGGCGTAAAAAAGGCAGATGTATCGCTAAAAGAGCGAAAAGCTGTCGTTATAGCAGATGATAAGCTCGATGAAAAAGAGCTTTTAAAGGCAGTCGATGCGACTGGCTATAAGGGCGAGATAAAATAA
- a CDS encoding aryl sulfotransferase: MRAFWLILTSIGSAIGATLCCLPALLFLLFGTSFSFLSWTQNLYEYRVPLSVMAVICFVISGITLFYKPKSCNLSYKKKKWILIYILFGVILLLLLTYPELLGEIYA, from the coding sequence ATGAGAGCCTTTTGGCTGATACTAACATCCATAGGTAGTGCCATCGGCGCTACCTTGTGCTGTTTACCAGCACTTCTTTTTCTGCTTTTTGGTACATCTTTTTCTTTTCTATCTTGGACACAAAATTTATACGAATACCGCGTTCCTTTAAGCGTTATGGCCGTCATTTGCTTTGTGATTTCAGGCATTACTTTATTTTACAAGCCAAAAAGCTGCAACCTGAGCTATAAAAAGAAAAAATGGATACTTATATATATACTTTTTGGAGTGATTTTGCTTTTACTCCTTACATACCCAGAGCTTTTAGGAGAAATTTATGCGTAA
- a CDS encoding transglutaminase-like domain-containing protein, with translation MQRRDFFKFSSFLGAASLLPSVTLASDEPASPVVRNFDVNFKHQLLEKGKSSRIWLPLPLSTTYQQLTQDYVINTTAKNVYISDTLIPTMYADFEENEPRPILNVQFKIQTTERNTDFSKVNYDPNEKVDPAVLEFLKPTSHIPTDGVVRAKALEIIGNTKGDLERAKAIYTWVANTMQRDNSILGCGTGDVKAILESGKLVGKCTDINSVFVGLCRSVGIPAREIFGIRVGQSRFSDQMGSAKDGVAKISGGQHCRAEFYLKGYGWIPVDPADVTKVRLGEKLTNDDAKIVAVRDYCFGNWEMCWIGFNYGRDFILKPTPEQTPLNNFGYPYAEVDGNTQNYYSPKEFSYDYVSTELK, from the coding sequence ATGCAAAGAAGAGATTTTTTTAAATTCAGTAGTTTTTTAGGTGCAGCGAGTCTGCTTCCAAGTGTCACTTTAGCTAGCGATGAGCCGGCAAGTCCAGTTGTTAGAAATTTCGATGTAAATTTCAAACACCAGCTGCTTGAAAAGGGCAAAAGCTCAAGAATTTGGTTGCCACTTCCACTAAGCACCACTTATCAGCAACTAACTCAAGACTACGTCATAAACACAACCGCTAAAAACGTCTATATTTCAGATACGCTAATACCTACAATGTATGCTGATTTTGAAGAAAACGAGCCAAGACCTATCTTAAATGTTCAGTTTAAAATTCAAACAACAGAGCGCAACACTGACTTTAGCAAGGTAAATTACGATCCAAACGAGAAGGTCGATCCTGCTGTTTTAGAATTTTTAAAACCAACCTCGCACATCCCAACTGACGGGGTCGTAAGAGCAAAAGCGCTAGAGATTATCGGCAATACTAAAGGCGACTTGGAGCGCGCAAAAGCGATCTATACGTGGGTTGCAAACACTATGCAGCGCGATAACAGCATCCTTGGATGTGGCACGGGCGACGTTAAAGCCATCCTAGAAAGTGGCAAACTAGTTGGCAAATGCACCGACATAAACTCAGTTTTCGTGGGACTTTGCAGATCAGTTGGCATCCCTGCAAGAGAAATTTTTGGTATCAGGGTTGGTCAGTCTAGATTTTCAGATCAAATGGGTAGCGCAAAAGATGGTGTGGCTAAAATTTCAGGCGGACAACACTGCAGGGCTGAGTTTTACCTAAAAGGCTATGGTTGGATACCGGTTGATCCAGCGGATGTCACAAAGGTGAGACTAGGCGAGAAATTAACAAATGACGACGCTAAGATCGTAGCTGTGAGAGATTATTGCTTTGGTAACTGGGAGATGTGCTGGATAGGCTTTAACTACGGCCGCGACTTTATCTTAAAGCCAACTCCAGAGCAAACTCCGCTAAATAACTTTGGATATCCATACGCTGAAGTTGATGGCAACACACAAAACTACTATTCGCCAAAAGAATTTAGCTACGACTACGTCTCAACAGAGCTAAAATGA
- the cmoB gene encoding tRNA 5-methoxyuridine(34)/uridine 5-oxyacetic acid(34) synthase CmoB, translating into MDLSKFNEQQKQIYNRIENLANFDCELELKDSVNVKFKNLDQAKKDEIYDLALSLKPWRKGPFLLDDIYIDSEWQSFIKFNILASHLNLAGKSVADVGCNNGYYMFKMLEYSPKSITGFDPSVHTYLQFTFLNKFIRSNIAYELLGVESLPEFGAKFDTIFCLGVIYHRSDPIKMLKELKTALNPGGELFLDTMYIDMEGDFALSPKDRYSKIPNIYFVPTLSALQNWCERAKFRDFTLLETKATDLNEQRKTQWIDGESLGNFLDPEDITKTIEGYPAPKRAYVRVKI; encoded by the coding sequence GTGGATCTTAGCAAATTTAACGAGCAGCAAAAACAAATTTATAATAGGATAGAAAATTTAGCAAATTTTGACTGCGAGCTTGAGCTAAAAGATAGTGTAAATGTGAAATTTAAAAATTTAGACCAAGCCAAAAAAGATGAAATTTATGACCTCGCCCTTAGCCTAAAGCCTTGGCGAAAAGGGCCATTTTTACTTGATGATATATATATAGATAGCGAGTGGCAAAGTTTTATTAAATTTAATATCCTCGCCTCACACCTAAATTTAGCTGGCAAAAGTGTGGCTGATGTGGGTTGTAACAATGGATATTATATGTTTAAGATGCTTGAATACAGTCCAAAAAGCATAACTGGCTTTGATCCTAGCGTGCATACATATTTGCAGTTTACTTTTTTAAATAAATTTATCCGCTCAAATATTGCTTACGAGCTTCTTGGAGTAGAGAGTTTGCCAGAATTTGGAGCGAAATTTGACACCATTTTTTGCCTTGGTGTCATCTATCACAGAAGCGATCCTATCAAGATGCTAAAAGAGCTAAAAACCGCACTAAATCCTGGAGGAGAGCTATTTTTAGATACTATGTATATTGATATGGAGGGTGACTTTGCGCTAAGTCCAAAGGATAGATACTCAAAAATTCCAAATATCTACTTTGTACCGACACTCTCGGCACTTCAAAACTGGTGCGAGAGAGCTAAATTTAGGGATTTTACCTTACTTGAAACAAAGGCGACTGATCTAAATGAGCAGCGAAAAACGCAGTGGATAGATGGAGAGAGTCTTGGAAATTTCTTAGACCCAGAAGACATTACAAAGACCATCGAGGGCTACCCAGCGCCAAAAAGAGCATATGTTAGAGTTAAAATTTAA
- a CDS encoding PaaI family thioesterase, with translation MAEENIYDVKDESQIILPEDENPLRNEIKTAPLTKLNFSGTAFLLEKNHAKTRFFTTDDMVCDTEGLIHSGFIFMGANHAALLAINEEFCVSIGARINFFGPLKLGDVVEFDAQARFEESRKREVKVLGYVKDIKIFEGVFQLVTLEEHIFLTQQKNIQKEAAIRQKKEREEAKANS, from the coding sequence ATGGCAGAAGAAAATATCTATGATGTAAAAGACGAATCGCAAATAATCTTACCAGAAGATGAAAATCCGCTAAGAAATGAGATAAAAACAGCTCCTTTAACAAAGCTAAATTTTAGTGGAACGGCATTTTTACTTGAAAAAAATCACGCAAAGACTAGATTTTTTACTACGGATGATATGGTGTGCGATACTGAGGGGCTTATTCATAGCGGATTTATTTTTATGGGCGCAAATCATGCCGCTCTTTTAGCCATTAATGAAGAATTTTGCGTTAGTATCGGGGCTAGAATAAATTTCTTTGGGCCACTAAAGCTTGGTGACGTGGTGGAATTTGACGCTCAAGCAAGATTTGAAGAGAGCAGAAAAAGAGAAGTAAAAGTGCTTGGATATGTTAAAGATATAAAAATTTTTGAAGGAGTATTTCAACTTGTCACACTTGAAGAGCATATCTTCTTGACTCAACAAAAAAATATCCAAAAAGAAGCTGCTATAAGGCAGAAAAAAGAGCGAGAAGAAGCTAAGGCTAATAGCTAA